Genomic DNA from Paracoccus aminophilus JCM 7686:
GCAGCCAGCGCATTGACGGCCCCCGCATTCGCGGAGGATGTCACCCTCAGCATCGAATCCTGGCGCAATGACGATCTGCCGATCTGGCAGGAAAAGATCATCCCGGCTTTCGAGGCCGCGCATCCCGGCATCAAGCTGACCTTCAACCCCTCGGCTCCGGCGGAATATAACGCGGTGCTGAACTCGAAACTCGACGGCGGCTCGGCGGGCGATCTCATCACCTGCCGCCCCTTCGACGCCTCGCTGCAACTGTTCCAGAAAGGCCAGCTCGCCGATCTGTCCGAGCTCAAGGGCATGGCGAATTTCTCGGATGTGGCGAAATCGGGCTGGTCCACCGATGACGGCAAGCAGACCTTCTGCGTGCCGATGGCGTCGGTGATCCATGGCTTCATTTACAACAAACAAGCCTTCGAGGAGCTCGGGCTGACGCCGCCGAAAACCGTCGATGAGTTCTTCGCGGTTCTCGATAAGGTCAAGGAAAGCGGCAAATATATCCCGATGGCGATGGGCACCTCGGACCAGTGGGAAGCCGCGACGATGGGCTATCAGAACATCGGCCCGAACTATTGGCATGGCGAGGACGGCCGCAAGGCGCTGATTGCGGGCAAGGCGAAGCTGACCGATCCGGAATTCGTCGCGCCGCTTGAACAGCTCGCGAAATGGAAGCCCTATCTCGGCGACGGCTTCGAGGCCCAGACCTATCCCGACAGCCAGAACCTCTTCACCCTTGGCCGCGCCGCGATCTATCCGGCGGGCTCGTGGGAGATCGGCCCCTTCACGCCCCAGATCGGCGGCGCGTTCGAAATGGGAGCCTTCCCGCCGCCGGTCCCGAAAGAGGGCGACAAATGCTATATCTCGGATCACACCGATATCGGCATCGGCTTGAATGCCGCGAGCAAACATGCCGAGCAGGCCAAGGTCTTCCTCGATTGGGTCGCCTCGCCTGAATTCGCCGAGCTTTACGCCAATGCGCTGCCGGGCTTCTTCCCGCTGTCGAATGGCGAGGTGAAGCTTGAAAACCCGCTGGCGCAGGACTTCATCGGCTGGCGCAAGAACTGTGAATCGACGATCCGGTCGTCCTATCAGATCCTGTCGCGCGGCACGCCGAACCTTGAAAACGACATGTGGGCGGTTTCGGCAGGGGTGATCAACGGCACGATCACACCGGCAGATGGGGCCAAGAAGCTGCAAGACGGCCTCGACAGCTGGTATAAGCCCGCGAATTAAGGACAAGGCCCCCGGTTCACGCCGGGGGCCGTTTCAGATGTTCAAGCGCCCCCATATCCTCGTCTTTCTGGCACCGGCGGTCATCGTCTATACTTTGGTGATGATCCTGCCCCTGTTCGGCACGCTGCAACTCTCGCTTTTCCGCGGCGAGGCTTTTGCGGGGCTGGATAACTTCCGCACGCTGTTCGGCGATCCCCGCTGGAGCGCGTCCTTCTGGAACGCGCTTGGCAACAACCTGTGGTTCTTCGTGGTCCATATGATCGTGCAGAACCCGATCGGCATTGCTCTGGCCGCGCTTTTGTCCTCGAACCGGCTGCGCGGCGCGGCCTTTTACCGGACCGCGATCTTCGTGCCGACGGTGCTGTCTTTCGTCATCGTGGGCTTTGTCTGGAAGCTGATCCTCTCGCCGATCTGGGGGATTGCGCCGGGAATGCTCGATGCGGTCGGGCTGAAATCGCTCTTCCAGCCCTGGCTCGGCAAAGAGGCCTATGCGCTGACCACGCTGGCGCTGATCTCGGTCTGGCAATTCGTCGGCATCCCGATGATGCTGATCTATGCCGCGATGATCTCGATCCCCGAGGAGGTCATAGAGGCCGCCGAGATGGACGGCGTCACCGGCTGGTCGCAGTTCTGGAAGGTGAAACTGCCGCTGATCCTGCCCGCGATCGGGATTATCTCGATCCTGACATTCGTCGGCAATTTCAATGCCTTTGACCTGATCTACGTCAGTCAAGGCGCGCTGGCCGGACCGAATTCCGCGACCGATATTCTGGGCACCTTCATGTTCCGCACCTTCTTCGGCTTCCAGCTGCAACTGGGCGATCCGAATATGGGCGCGACGATTGCCAGCGTGATGTTTGCGATCATTCTGGTGGGCGTGAGCCTTTATCTCTTCCTCGTCCACCGCCGGTTGCGGAGGTATCAGTTCTGATGCGCGCGAGAACCTTTGGCGCGCATGTCGCGCTGATCATCTACACGCTGATTGCCCTCTTCCCGGTCTGGGTCATCGTCATCAACAGCTTCAAGAACCGGCAGGCGATCTTTCGCGAGCCGCTCGCTTTGCCCGACAAGGAGAGCTTCAGCCTGATCGGTTATCAGACGGTGATGCAGCAGGGCGATTTCCTGCTCTATTTCCAGAACTCGCTGATCGTGACCGTGGCCTCGCTGACCTGCGTGCTGCTGTTCGGGGCCATGGCGGCCTTCGCGCTCTCGGAATACCGCTTTCGCGGCAATACGCTGATGGGGCTTTATCTGGCGCTTGGGATCATGATCCCAATCCGGCTCGGCACAGTCGCGATCTTGCAAGGCATGGTCGCGGCGGGGCTGAACAATACGCTGCTGGCGCTGATCCTTGTCTATACCGCGCAGGGCCTGCCGCTCGCGATCTTCATCCTGTCGGAATTCATGTCCGGGATTTCGAGCGACCTGAAATCGGCGGGACGAATGGACGGGCTCTCGGAATATTCGATCTTCTTCCGGCTGGTCCTGCCGCTGATCCGCCCGGCTTTGGCCACCGTCGCCGTCTTTACCATGATTCCGATCTGGAACGATCTGTGGTTCCCGCTGATCTTGTCGCCGGCGGAATCGGTCAAGACGATCACCCTTGGCACGCAGGTTTTCCTCGGCCAATTCGTCACCAACTGGAATGCGGTTCTGGCGGCGCTGACCCTCGCGATCCTGCCGGTTCTGGTGCTTTACCTCATCTTCTCGCGGCAATTGATCCGCGGCATCACCTCGGGAGCAGTGAAATGAAGGTTCTGGTCGCAGGCCTTGGCAATATGGGCAAAAGCCATGCCCTCGCCTGGCTGAAAATCCCCGGCGCCGAGATCGTCGGGCTGGTGAACCGCTCGGAGGTCGATCTGCCCGCAGAGCTGCGCGGCATTCCCCTGTTCGCCGATTTCCACGAGGCCTTGGAGGTGACCGCCCCCGATGTCGCGGTCATCGCCACCTATTCCGACAGCCATGCGGAATATGCGATTGCCGCTTTGCAATCGGGCGCCGATGTCTTTGTCGAAAAGCCCCTGGCAACCACGGTCGCGGATGCCGAGCGTGTGGTGCGCGTGGCCGAGGAAACCGGGCGCAAGCTGGTTGTGGGCTATATCCTGCGCCACCATCCAAGCTGGCAGCGCCTGATCGCGGAATCGCGTGCGCTTGGCGGGCCCTATGTCTTCCGGCTGAACCTCAACCAGCAGTCGAAAGGCCCGACCTGGGAGGTCCATAAGCAGTTGATGAAAACGACGCCGCCAATCGTCGATTGCGGCGTCCATTACGTCGATGTCATGTGCCAGATCACCGATGCCGCCCCGGTCGAGGTGCGCGGCATGGGCGTGCGGCTTTCCGATGAAATCGCGCCTGAGATGTATAATTACGGCCATTTTCAGGTGCTGTTCGAGGACGGCTCGGTCGGCTGGTATGAGGCGGGCTGGGGGCCGATGATGTCGGATACCGCCTTTTTCGTCAAAGACGTGGTCAGCCCGAAAGGCGCGGTCTCGATCCGCATGTCGGAAGAGGCGCGCTCGGACGATATCGACACCCATACCCAGACCTCAAAGATCCGGCTTCATCGCGTTGGCGAGGCGGATCAGGATCTCTCCATGCAAGGCGAGCCCGGCCATCAGGAGCTGTGCGATGCCGAGGCCGCTTTCATGGCCGAGGCCATCGCCACCGACCGCGATCTCAGCCGCCATGCCGCGGATGCGGTCGCCTCGCTGGCGGTCTGCCTTGCCGCGGATCACTCCATTCGCACGGGCCAGCCGGTCCGACTGAAAGGCCAAGATGCACACGCTTGAACTGAGAAATCTGCGCAAGACCTTCGGCTCGGTCGAGGTCATCCCCGGCGCCTCGCTCTCGGTGGAGCCGGGCGAATTCTGCGTCTTTGTCGGCCCCTCGGGCTGCGGGAAATCGACGCTTCTGCGGATGATTGCGGGGCTGGAGCCTTCGGATTCGGGCGATATCCTGATCGGCGGGGCGCGGGTCAACGATCTCGAGCCCTCGAAGCGCGAGATCGCCATGGTTTTCCAAAGCTACGCGCTCTACCCGCATCTGAGCGTCGCCGGGAATATGGGGCTCGCGCTGAAACAGGCCGGGAAATCCAAGGCCGAGGTGACGGCGGCGGTAAACCGCGCGGCCGAGATGCTGGCGCTGGGGCCTTTGCTTGAGCGTCGTCCGGCAGAGCTTTCGGGCGGGCAGCGTCAGCGCGTCGCCATTGGCCGCGCGATCGTGCGCACGCCGAAGCTCTTTCTCTTTGACGAGCCGCTCTCGAACCTCGATGCGGCGCTCCGCGGCCAGACCCGGCTTGAACTGGCGAAACTGCACCGCGAGCTTGGCGCGACCATGGTTTACGTCACCCATGATCAGGTCGAGGCCATGACTTTGGCCGACCGCATCGTTGTCTTGAACGCGGGCCGGATCGAGCAGGTCGGCGCGCCGATGGAGCTTTATAACCGCCCCGCAAATCGCTTCGTCGCGGGCTTCATCGGCTCGCCCAAGATGAACTTCCTGCCAGTCGCGACGCTTGGCGGTTCAGCCCCCGCAACCGCCAGCGAGCTGGGCATCCGCCCCGAACATCTGGCGATTACCGAAAGCGGCATCCCGGCGCGCGTCACCCATGTCGAGCGGCTGGGTCACGAAACCATCGTCTATGCCGAGACCTCGGGCGGGCTGGTTTCTGTTCGGCTGATCGGCGAGCATGACCTGCCGGTCGAACAAGGGATCCATCTGACGCCCGATCCGGCGCACAGCCATTGGTTCGATTCTGCGGGCAAACGCCTGTAGTCGGCGTCGCGACGTGGATATTTATCCATGAAAGACAGCGAAAGCGCGGGCGCGGCGTCATAGCCGCGTCACAGTTTCTTGCGATTTCCCCCTTTGGGCCCTATATGCGGCTTTTCCGTTCAGTTTCCAAAGGGTTCGCCAATGACCGATCTGCAGACGCCCTATTATCTCATTGATCTGGCCAAGCTGCGCCGGAACATGGAGAAGATTGCGCATCTGCGGGAGGCCTCGGGGGCGAAATGCCTGCTGGCGCTAAAATGCTTTGCGACCTGGTCGGCCTTTGACTTCATGCGCCCTTTCATGGACGGCACGACCTCGTCGAGCCTTTACGAGCTGCGGCTCGGGCGCGAGGAATTCGGCAAGGAAACCCATGCCTATTCCGTGGGTTGGGCCGATCACGAGATCGACGAAGCGATTTCCTATGCCGACAAGATCATCTTCAACTCGCTGGGTCAGCTTGATCGGTTTGGCGAGAAAGCGGCGGGGATTGCGACCGGCCTGCGGCTGAACCCGCGCTTTTCGACCAGCGGTTTCGATCTCGCCGATCCGGCGCGGCCCTTCTCGCGTCTGGGCGAATGGGATCTGGCGCGGCTGAATTCGGCGCTCGACCGGATTTCCGGCGTGATGATCCATTACAACTGCGAGAACCGCGATTTCGCGCTTTTCGATGAGCAACTGAGCCGGATCGAGACGGAATTCGGAAGCTTCCTGGAAAAGCTCGACTGGGTCTCGCTTGGCGGTGGCATCCATTTCACCGGTGACGACTATCCGATCGAGGCTTTGGCCAAGCGGTTGCGCGCCTTCCAGGACCGGTTCGGGGTCCAGCTTTTCCTCGAACCGGGCGAGGCCAGCATCACCCAATCGACCTCGCTGGAGGTTTCGGTTTTGGATGTCATCCACAACGGCAAGGATGTCGCCATCGTCGACAGCTCGATCGAGGCGCATATGCTTGATCTGCTGATCTATCGCGAGACGGCGAAACTGCCGCAAGCTGGCGATCATCCCTATCAGATCGCGGGCAAGACCTGCCTTGCAGGCGATATTTTCGGCGAGGGCCGTTTTCCCAAGCCGCTCGAGATCGGCGACCGCATCAGCATTGCCGATGCCGCCGGTTACACGATGGTGAAGAAGAACTGGTTCAATGGCGTTGCCATGCCGTCGATCGCCATCAAGGAAGAGGACGGATCGGTCCGCCTCGTCCGCGCGTTCACCTATGCCGACTATAAGTCGAGCCTCTCCTGACCTCTCCTTGAAAGGAAACTGAATTGGCCAAAAACGTTCTCATCATCGGCGCCGGTGGCGTCGCACAGGTGACAGCGCATAAACTCGCTCAGAACGCCTCCGAATTCGGAGCCCTGCATATCGCCAGCCGGACTCAGTCCAAGGCGGACGACATCATCGCCAGCGTGAAGGCGAAAGGCCATCAGGTCGAATTTACCTCTCATTCGGTCGATGCCATGGACAGCGCCGCCGTGGCCGACCTTATCCGCAAGATTGATGCGCAGATCGTCATCAACGTCGGCTCGGCCTTCGTGAACATGACCGTGCTGCAGGGCTGCATCGACAGCGGTGCCGCCTATCTGGACACCGCGATCCATGAAGATCCGGCCAAGGTCTGCGAAACCCCGCCGTGGTACGGCAATTACGAATGGAAGCGCCGCGAGGATGTCGCGAAAGCCGGGATCACCGCGATCCTTGGCGTCGGCTTCGATCCGGGCGTGGTCAATGCCTATGCGCGTTTGGCTGAGGATGAGTATTTCGACAAAATCGAGTCGATCGATATCGTCGATATCAATGCGGGCTCGCATGGTCGCTGGTTCGCCACGAACTTCGACCCCGAGATCAATTTCCGCGAATTCACCGGCACGGTTTACGCCTGGCAGGGTGGCAAATGGACCGAGAACAAGATGTTCGAGGTTGGTCGCGAATGGGATCTCCCGGTTGTCGGCAAGCGCACGGCCTATCTCTCGGGCCATGACGAGGTTCACAGCCTGTCGGCGCGTTACCCGGACTCGGATGTCCGCTTCTGGATGGGCTTTGGCGAGCATTACATCAATGTGTTCACCGTCTTGCAGAACCTTGGCCTCTTGAGCGAACAGCCGGTCAAAACCGCCGAAGGGCTGGAGGTCGTGCCGCTGAAACTGGTCAAGGCCGTGCTGCCCGATCCGTCGAGCCTTGCGCCCGATTATGAGGGCAAGACCTGTATTGGCGATCTGGTCAAGGGCACCAAAGACGGCAAGCCGGGCGAGGTCTTTATCTATAACGTCGCCGATCACAAGGAAGCCTATGAGGAAGTGGGCAGCCAAGGGATCAGCTATACCGCTGGTGTGCCGCCGGTTGCAGCCGCGATTCTGGTCGCGCGTGGCACTTGGGACGTGAAGAAGATGGCCAATGTCGAAGAGCTGCCCGCGCGGCCCTTCCTCGAGCTTCTGGGCGAGCTCGGTCTGCCGACCCGCGTCATCGACGCAAACGGCGATCACGCGCTCTAAGCAAAGGCTCCGGGTCGGGGAACCTCGACCCGGAACCTCGCGTTGGCTCACCAGATTGCGAGCGTGAGGCCGGCGCATGGATCCCTCCCCCAATGAGCGTGACGAGATCGCGCGCGCTGTGGCCCACCCGGTCAAGGCCACCCGTCCGGTCTCGGGCTGGGCGGCGGTCGGGATCTTCCTGATCTTGCTGTTCTTCTTTATCGAGCAGGCGCGCAGCATCCTGATGCCGATCACGCTCGCGCTTCTTTTGTTCTTTGTTTTCGTGCCCTTGCGTCGGTTTCTGGCGCGGTTCGGTATCGGGGCCAGCCTGTCGGCTGCCTTGATCTCGCTGGGACTTGTGGTGGTGATCGGGTTGATTGGCGCGCTGATCTCTGGCCCGATCCAAGAGATGATCCGCAATGCGCCCGAGGTTTCGGGTAAGCTGGAACAGCGCTTTACCCAGCTCAAAACCCAGTTCTCGGGGATCGAGAAATTCGCGGCCAAGATCGAGGAAATCTCGCATGGCGGCGCGGCGAGCCCATCAGGCACGGGGCCCTCTTCGGCACCTGCGAATGCCGCCGCGCCGGGCGCGGATCAGGGCCCCGGAAGCGCCTTGCAGCCGGGAGCAACGGGCAGCACATCGACCGGCGGCGCAGTGGTGCAAACGGGCCGGGCGGATGGCGCGATCAAGGTCGAGGTCACCCAGCCAAGCGCGATCTCCTGGACGACTCTGGCCGGGCTTTTGTCGCTCGGCCCCGAGATCGTCGGGCAGGTCGCCTTCACGCTTCTCATGCTGTTCTTCCTGCTGTCCTCGGGCGAGATGCTATATCTCAAGATCGTGCAAAGCTTTGATACAACGGCGGAAAAGCGGGACGCCTACAGAACCTTGCGCGAAATCGAGGACAGTCTCGGCACCTATCTCGGCACGATCACTTTGATCAATGCCTGCCTTGGCGTCGTCGTCGGCACGGTGATGTGGCTTTGGGGAATGCCGAGCCCGATCCTCTTCGGCGTCGGCGTTTTCGTCCTGAATTACATCCCCTATCTCGGACCGATCACCGGCGTCATCATCACCTTCATCGTCGCCATTTTCGGCCATGACGACCTGTGGACGCCGTTCCTGATCGCGCTGTCGCATGGGGCGATCTGCGCCATCGAGGGCCAGATCGTCACGCCGATGTTCGTGTCGCGCAAGCTTGAGCTGAACACCGTCGTCGTCTTTACCGCGGTCGCGCTTTGGGGCTGGCTCTGGTCGGTTCTTGGCATGATCGTGGCGGTGCCGATCCTCGTCGTGATCCATGTTCTGGCCAGCCATATCCCGGGGCTGCAAACCTTCGGCAATTTCCTCGCCGGCGCGGATGGGCCGAAAATCGACGAGCTGCGCGAAGGTCCCGAGCCCGCCGCTACACCGGCGCCGCGATGAGGATCGACCGCGCTCAGGCAGGGACTGGCGCCTTTGCCAGAACATGCCATGATTGCGTCACTTGACACATATGATTCGCGACATGAACCAGATCACTGCCCCCCGCCTGCGCATCGGCTTTCTGCTTGCGCCCCGGTTCACGCTCTCGGCCTTTTCGACCTTTGTCGATGTGCTGCGGCTCTCGGCGGATGACGGAGACGGCTCGCGCCCGATCCGCTGCCAGTGGACGGTGCTGTCCAATGACCTGTCGCCGATCCAATCCTCCTCGGGCACCAAGATCCAAGCCGAAGAGCGGTTCGGCGACCCGTCGCGCTTTGACTATATCGTGGTCGTCGGCGGGCTGATTGATCCGGGCACGACGCTCGGCCCCGAGGCCGCGGCCTTTCTCAAACAGGCAGCGGCGGCGAAAGTCGCGCTGGCGGGGCTGTGCACCGGGGTCTTTGCTCTGGCGCGCTGCGGGCTGATGGATGGCTACCGCTGCTGCGTCAGCTGGTTTCACCATCAGGATTTCCTTGCGGAATTCGAAAAGATGCGTCCGGTCTCGGATCAGATCTTCGTCGTTGACCGCGACCGGCTGTCTTGCTCGGGCGGGGTCAGCGCGGCTCATCTTGCGGCCTTTCTGGTCGACCGCCATCTTGGCCGCGCCGCCGCGCGCAAGGCGCTGTCGATCCTGATGATCGACGAGGCCCTGACCGGAGACCGCCCCCAGCCCGGCCTGCCGCTTGAACTGACCGCGCGCGATCCTTTGGTCCGCCGCGCGCTGCTGGCGATGCAGCAAAACCTGAATGCGCCGCTGTCGATTGCGCGGATCGCGCGCGATCTCGGCGTCGGGCGGCGCAAGCTCGAGCGGCATTTCAGCGCAGATCTGGGCATCCCGCCCGCCGATGCCTCGATCCGGATCAGGCTGTCGCAGACGCGGATGCTGCTGCGACAAACCAATCACACCATCACCCGCATCGCCGAAGAGACCGGCTTTTGCGATGCCTCGCATCTGATCCGGGTCTTCCGCGAGGCCGAGGGCCTGACGCCCGATCAATGGCGCCAGATGGATATCGCCCGACGCGAGGAGGCCTGACCCCGCTCGCCTTGCCGGTTTACAGCCTCTTATCAAAAGCGCAGACTTCGCCTCTTAGTGGAGATCATCAATGACAGACGACACCGCGACCCTTCTGACCCAGAACCGGGATCGAGCTTTCCCGGGCATTGCCGACCTGACGATCGACATCACTCAGGACAAGAATGGCGTGTTCCAATCCGCTGAAAGCGGCCAGACGGTCAGCTATACCAAGGCCGATATTCCGCGCAGCTTCGGCTGCCTGAACCCGAAATGTCAGGATGGCGGACTTGATCTGCAACGCGTGGTGATTGCGGCGCTGTCGCCCGAAAACGCCGACCGCGATTTGCCCTGCCCGGGCCATGAAGGTCTGACCGACGACGAGGCACCCTGCCCCAACCTGTTTCACGTGAAGGTCACGATTGTGGCCGAAGACGCCGAAGGCTGACAACGTCCGCGCAGCCGATCCGGGAATGGCAAAGCGGCGGGAAAGACCCGCCGCTCTCATCTTCCAAACTCTGTCCCCGCGGGTCTTCAGGCCCGTCTCAGTAGTAGCAGCGTTTCGCCTTCGGGTTGCTTCTCAGATCGGGATCAACCTCGTCATAGGGTCCGAAGCGCTTCGCTTGTGCGCGACGGTAGGCAAGGCGTTCGGCTGGGCTGCTCATCGCAGCGCCGGGAGCTCTTGTGCCCCCCGGGCCAAATGACGCCCTCTTAGCCTTGCCCACGGGCTTCATGGAATCGGTGGTCATCGCACGTCTCCTCAGCTCGCTCGGGACAGTCCAAGCCCGAACAGGATAGCGCGAATCGCGGTCAGAAAGCACGACAAAACTAGTTGATTTTTGGCAACCGCCCGCCGAGGCTGATGTGGCGCTTAGCCCGCGGGACGCACGCGGTAGCTGCATCGCCTTGCCCCGGACAGCAAATGCTCCTCGCGCTCGACCGAGCAATCCGCGCCCAAAACCGCGCGAAACACCCGCAGTTCGGCGGAACAAAAGCCCTGACATTCGGCCGCTGCGACGCAAATCGGGCAATGGTTTTCGCTGAGCACATAGCCGTCACCATCGGGTGCCTCGGCCCATTCGGCCATATAGCCCTCGCGCGTGCGTTGTGCCGCCAAGCGCCCCAGCCGCTCGGCCAAATCTCCGGCGCCCGCCAGCGCCGCGCGGTAGCCCGCTTCGGTTTCATCGCTGCGCGCCGCGATCAGACGGTCGAGCGCCTCTTGCCCAAAGACGCTGCGCAGGCTGGAAATCAGGCTGCGGGTCAGCTCGGGATGCGTGTCGGGAAAGCGCGCCTGTGCGGCTTCGGTCAGATGCCAGATCTGGCGCGGTCGCCCCCGCCCCTGCGACACCGATTGCGCCTGCACCAGCGCCTCGTCGCTCAGCTTTTGAAGCAATTGCCGCACGTTTTCCGAGCTGGTTCCCATCTGCACGGCAAGCTCTGCCGCGCTTTGTGGCCCCTGCATCTTGAGGGCCAGCAGCAGGCGGTCGCTGGTGCGGTCAGGCGACTTTTCCAAGCTCGGGCTTGACATACTTTCGGGGCCTTAATATTGCAAGAAATATCTTGTTTTAATAAAGGCACCGCGCAGGAGAAGTCAAGTCCGGCGCGGTGGCAGGAGAGAATCATGTCAGATCAGCAAATCGGCTGGGGCGCGCTGCTGTCGGGCGGCAATGCCGTGCGCTCGGTCGCGCTGGCGGGCGGGGTCGCGCTGCATGCGATCAACGTCTATGTCGCCACCACGATCCTGCCCTCGGTCGTGCGCGACATCGGCGGGTTGGATTATTACGCTTGGAACACGACGCTTTTCGTAATCGCCTCGATCATCGGCGCGGCTTTGGCGACGCGGCTGCTGATCTCGGCGGGGCCTCGGTTGGCCTATGTCGTCGCGGCGCTGATCTTTGCCCTCGGCACCCTGCTTTGCGCCATTGCCCCGTCGATGCCTTTCATGCTTGCGGGCCGGATCGTGCAGGGCGGCGGCGGCGGTGTGCTGCTGGCTTTGTCTTATGCCATGATCCGGCTGGTCTTTCCCGAGCATCTCTGGCCGCGCGCGATGGCGCTGGTTTCGGGGATGTGGGGGATCGCGACGCTGGTTGGCCCGGCCATCGGCGGCATTTTCGCCGAGCTCGACGCCTGGCGCGCCGCCTTCTGGTCGGTCGTGCCCGCGGCACTGCTCTTTGCCGCCATGGCTTG
This window encodes:
- a CDS encoding helix-turn-helix transcriptional regulator, whose amino-acid sequence is MEKSPDRTSDRLLLALKMQGPQSAAELAVQMGTSSENVRQLLQKLSDEALVQAQSVSQGRGRPRQIWHLTEAAQARFPDTHPELTRSLISSLRSVFGQEALDRLIAARSDETEAGYRAALAGAGDLAERLGRLAAQRTREGYMAEWAEAPDGDGYVLSENHCPICVAAAECQGFCSAELRVFRAVLGADCSVEREEHLLSGARRCSYRVRPAG